Within the Salinibacterium sp. TMP30 genome, the region CTCGCCCGAGCGACTCAACAATCCGTCGTTTCGCGATAACCAGCTCCCCGCGCTGATCAGCCGCATCGGGATGCTCGTCGTCGACGAAGCACACTGCATCAGCGACTGGGGCCACGACTTTCGGCCCGACTACCGCCGCCTGCGCGAACTCATCGCCGCCATGCCCGCCGGAGTCCCCGTGCTGGCAACCACCGCCACAGCCAACTCCCGAGTCGTCGCCGACATCGCCGCGCAACTCGAAGGCAGCGCGGAAACCGGCGACACAAACTACAGCGGCAACCACACGGCCAGCAAGAACGCCGGAACCGAGGTCGTCACCATTCGTGGGCCGCTCGCCCGGGCATCCCTCCGTCTCGGAGTGCTGCGGATGCCCGACGCCCGCGCCCGACTCGGCTGGCTGCTCAGCCACCTCGCCGAACTGCCCGGCAGCGGCATCATCTACACGCTCACCGTTTCGGCCGCCGAAGACACCGCCCGGCTGCTGCGCGATAGCGGCATGGATGTGCGCGCCTACACCGGCAAAACCGACCCCCAAGAACGCGAAGAGTCCGAACAAGCGCTCAAAGACAACACCGTGAAAGCACTCGTGGCAACGAGCGCGCTAGGGATGGGCTTCGACAAACCCGACCTCGGCTTCGTCGTGCACCTGGGCGCTCCGTCCTCCCCCGTCGCCTACTACCAACAAGTAGGCCGCGCCGGCAGGGCCACCGACAACGCCGACGTGCTATTGATGCCCGGTCCCGAAGACCGCGACATCTGGGAATACTTCGCCACCTCATCCATGCCCGACCAGACCAACGCCGAACTCGTGATCGCCGAACTCACCGCCGCCGCGAACTCCGGCGCCGGACCCGTCTCCACCCCCGCACTCGAAGCGCGCGTGAACCTGCGCCGCAGCCCCCTCGAACTACTACTCAAAGTGTTGGATGTCGACGGTGCCGTCGCCCGAGTGCAAGGGGGCTGGACCGCCACCGGCCAACCCTGGAGCTACGACGCCGAACGCTACGCCGGAGTCACCGCCGCCCGCCGCGCCGAACAACAGAACATGCTCGACTACGAACAACTGCCCGCCGGCCCCGACGGCTGCCGCATGGAATTTCTGCAACGCGCCCTCGACGACGACACCGCCACCCCCTGCGGCCGCTGCGACAACTGCGCCGGCATCTGGTACCCCACCGACATAACCACGGATGCCACCACCCGCGCCGCCGCAACCCTCGACAAAGTCGGTGTACCCATCGAACCCCGCGCCCAATGGCCCACCGGAGCCGACAAACTCGGCGTGCCCGTGCGCGGACGCATCAACCCCGACCAGCGCGCCAGCGAAGGCCGCGCCCTCGCCCGCCTCACCGACCTCGGCTGGGGCGGAACCCTGCGCACCCTCTTCGCCCCCGGCACCCCCGACGCGCCCGCGAGCCCCGCCCTCATCGCAGCCTGCGTGCGAGTACTCGCCGACTGGGGCTGGGAGGAGCGACCCGTCGCCGTCATCTCGATGCCGTCACGCAGCCGACCACAGCTCGTGGCATCCGTCGCCGAAGCCCTCGCCAGCGCCGGCAAGCTGCCCTACCTCGGGTCGCTTTCGCTCACCGGTGCCGGACCGCAAGGTGAACCCGGCGGCAACAGTGCCTACCGGCTCGCCAGTGTGTGGGGGCAATTCGAATGGGCCGGTGGTAGCGGTGAAGCCGGAAACACCGAGGGCACCGCATCAGCAGCAGGCAACCCGCTACCCAACGGCCCCATCCTGCTCGTCGACGACCTCGTCGACTCCCGCTGGACCCTCACCATCGCCGCCAAAGCACTCCGCGAAGCCGGAGCAGAAGCGGTGCTCCCCTTCGCACTCGCGAGGCGCGGCTAGCTCCCACAAGAAATCGTGCCGTCTGGCCGGCAAAAAGCTACTCTGGAAGCTAATGCAACGCTGCAGTTGCAGTGCGATCGGAGGTCGCCGCAGTGTCAGATTCCTACACGAAGCCCCACAGTTTCGCCCTCGGCGCGTTCCTCTCAGTGCTGGCAATACCCCTCGCCATCACCGCAGCCGTTATCGTCGGCCTGCTGGGAACTGGGATCGCGGCCGCAGTCGCCGCGATTGGGATGTTTGCGGCATTTCAACTCTTCGCCCTAGGCTCACATGGCCCAGTCAGTCGAGGCCGCGACTTTCTATTCGCCCTCGTCGTTGGTGCCATCGCCACCATCCTCGGGGCCATCTCGGGACTGCTCGCTGACGCCTACACCACCTTCGTTGCCGGCGGCGGCACCAGCGGCATCATCGAAAACCTATTCACCGGACGCGTCGAGCTCCCCTTTCCCAGTCGCCCAGAAGAGGTTGCGGTCCCCCTCACCATTACCGCTGTCCTCGCCGTACTCGCGGTAGTCATGAATGCGGCCAAGGCCCTCGCTGTTCACCGCGACAACCTCATGGCCAAAGCCAACGCTGTTGCAACATCAGCCGCCAGCCACCTAGAGACTTCGCGAAACGCAATGACATCATCCGCCAAGAATTCAGCGAACGCCGCAAACCAATTCGCCAACCACGTCATGACCATCAATTCTTCGTCCCCTGGCATCCTTCTCAACGGCAAACCACTCGAACAACTGCAATCCAAGAAACACCTGTGGAAGGACTTGCGCGAGTTCATCTACAAAACCATTCGGGGGTAGGCACGGCCCCGAGCTACAGAGCACGCTGGCTCAACAGCAAGAACCCTGACATCAGCAACAGATCTCACCGAGAATTGTATTCAGAGAAATACTTAGCTATTCTCAGCAATATCGAAAAGTTGTCTGGCGAGAGATTCTCGCCGCAACCTCCGAGGTGATCACCGTGTCAGGTATGTTCATAAACCCCAGCCCTGGAAGCTACGCGACCGCAAAGGGGCGCATGTTCGAAGCCGAAGCCGCAATCGCGTCCGTCAGAAACGCAGAGGACGGTGGAGGCCAGATCTTGCCGCGGCCCGTGAAGCCGTACAGCTTTACCCGCGGAATTCTCTTCGGACTCCTCACCGCGCCGATCGCTGCTGCCTTTGTTGCCGTCTTCGGGCTCAACTCCCCCATCGCCGCCGTCGCCACCACACCCATCGCTATGGTCGTAGCATTCGGACTCTTCGCACACGGCTCCGGGCGCACACCCGTCAGAGGGCGTGGTTATGCAGCGGCAACAGGGATTGGCATCATCACCATGACCGTTGCCATCATCATCAGCTACCCGTACAGCCTGTTCCTCACCTATCTGTACGACGACGGCGTCGGCAGCATCCTCAGCACAGACTTCGCTAGCCACCTGTCGACCTGGATCACCACAAACCCCGGCCAAATCTTCATACCCCTTACCCTCGTCACGATAGTCACCGCAGTGATGCTGTTCAGAAAAGCACGAGCCGCTCGGGCACACACCGTCCCCGCCCGAGGAAAGTAGTTGTGTGAACTGGATTACACACCCATCAGGGGTTAGTCAGGTCTCCGAACTACACAGTAAGTAGGTACCCGACCCACAGCCCTGCCCCAGGAGGCATCATGGCGATCATCCGCTACACCGGAATCTACAACGCCGACGGTGGCATCTGGGGCGAAACTCGTTACGTCATCGGGCATCTTCTGGGGATCACCGCCTGCTCTTTGTGCGACATCACCCACTCGCCCATCCGTCGCAAACCCGAATGGGATGCCATGGTCACCCGCCTCGGCGTTCCTTTTGAGGTTCGCCACCGCAACGAAATAACGCCAGCCGAAAGCGACTTTGTTCTCAGCACCGGGCTGCCCGTCGTGCTCGCCCACCACGACGACGGCAGCATCGCCGCCGTACTCAGCGACAGCCAACTGGATGCCCTAGCCGGGTCAGTTGCCGAATTCGAGACCGCACTCGCAAAGGCTTTGTTCGCCGGTTGACTTTCGCGCGCTCCAGGCGTCTAATGGAGATACCCCTAAGGGGTATCCATGCGGAAGGAACGAAATGCCCGGCTACGACGAGAACAAAGAGCAACTGCTCAAGCGCCTGCGTCGCGCTGAAGGCCAGGTTCGCGGCATCCATCGCATGGTCGAAGAAGACACCTACTGCATCGACGTGCTCACCCAAGTGTCTGCCGCCACGAAAGCTCTCGAGTCTGTTGCGCTTGCCCTGCTCGATGACCACCTCAGCCACTGCGTCGCCGAAGCCAGCCGAGAAGGTGGCGCCGTCGCCGACGAAAAGATTCGCGAAGCGAGTGCCGCCATCGCGCGCCTCGTACGTTCCTAACCAGCACATCCGTCCGCAAAAAAACTTCCGCCCGCGTCTCACGCCTGCGGCAACCAAAGGAGAACCAATGTCACACACCGCCGATTACCTCGTCGAAGGAATGACCTGCAGCCACTGCGTGAGCAGTGTCACCGAAGAACTCACCGAAGTGAATGGCGTCACCGCCGTCTCGGTCGACCTCGCCTCGGGCTTGCCCTCCACAGTTTCTGTCACCTCTGATTCCCCGCTTGATGACGCAACCGTCGGCGCCGCAATCGAGGAGGCAGGCTACACGCTCGTGAAGAGCCTCTAATGACCGCCGAGCCCCTCGCACCGGGCAGCATCAACCTCACGGATGTCGAACTCGACATCACCGGAATGACCTGCGCATCGTGCGCCAACCGCATCGAACGCAAACTCAACAAGCTCCCCGGCGTCGAAGCCAGCGTGAACTACGCCACCGAGAAGGCCCGTGTTCGGGCGCCCGAGGGCGCGGACACAGAACTGTTCATCGAAACGGTGAAGGCTGCCGGCTATAGCGCGGTCATCCCCGTTCCCATTCACGAACGAGACAGCACTGGCGAGGGCTCCGACTCCGCAAACGCCAACGACGACTGGGCTTCACAACTATTGCGCCGCCTACTGATCTCCACTGCACTGACGATCCCGGTCGTGCTGATGTCGATGATCCCCGCACTTCAGTTCACCTACTGGCAATGGCTGGCACTCACTCTCGCAGCACCGGTCGCGGTGTGGGGGGCATGGCCATTCCACCGGGCCGCCGCCACCAACGCCCGCCACTTCACCGCAACGATGGACAC harbors:
- a CDS encoding DEAD/DEAH box helicase, coding for MTDTRTDALTVLRTLVGNDIADFHEGQFEAIETLVDGRRRALVVQRTGWGKSAVYFVSTLLMRRRGAGPTVLVSPLLALMRDQIAAASRAGVRAVAINSTNPHEWAEVQQQLANDEVDVLLVSPERLNNPSFRDNQLPALISRIGMLVVDEAHCISDWGHDFRPDYRRLRELIAAMPAGVPVLATTATANSRVVADIAAQLEGSAETGDTNYSGNHTASKNAGTEVVTIRGPLARASLRLGVLRMPDARARLGWLLSHLAELPGSGIIYTLTVSAAEDTARLLRDSGMDVRAYTGKTDPQEREESEQALKDNTVKALVATSALGMGFDKPDLGFVVHLGAPSSPVAYYQQVGRAGRATDNADVLLMPGPEDRDIWEYFATSSMPDQTNAELVIAELTAAANSGAGPVSTPALEARVNLRRSPLELLLKVLDVDGAVARVQGGWTATGQPWSYDAERYAGVTAARRAEQQNMLDYEQLPAGPDGCRMEFLQRALDDDTATPCGRCDNCAGIWYPTDITTDATTRAAATLDKVGVPIEPRAQWPTGADKLGVPVRGRINPDQRASEGRALARLTDLGWGGTLRTLFAPGTPDAPASPALIAACVRVLADWGWEERPVAVISMPSRSRPQLVASVAEALASAGKLPYLGSLSLTGAGPQGEPGGNSAYRLASVWGQFEWAGGSGEAGNTEGTASAAGNPLPNGPILLVDDLVDSRWTLTIAAKALREAGAEAVLPFALARRG
- a CDS encoding heavy-metal-associated domain-containing protein; translation: MSHTADYLVEGMTCSHCVSSVTEELTEVNGVTAVSVDLASGLPSTVSVTSDSPLDDATVGAAIEEAGYTLVKSL
- a CDS encoding metal-sensitive transcriptional regulator yields the protein MPGYDENKEQLLKRLRRAEGQVRGIHRMVEEDTYCIDVLTQVSAATKALESVALALLDDHLSHCVAEASREGGAVADEKIREASAAIARLVRS